The following coding sequences lie in one Lolium perenne isolate Kyuss_39 chromosome 2, Kyuss_2.0, whole genome shotgun sequence genomic window:
- the LOC127323362 gene encoding uncharacterized protein — MAARLLGGARRAALLPNVRRRATNSWAAVRDTFFSTKEVFENHRVVFTVGTSIASVLTAWAGYSFRHMQQSKIDKRLHSIEQSLRDTHRNDHDEIKKIVTSNNISTPACIATALTTSVVGYALGWRGGAWYARRAFRREQQKLMGQIKSHNRWHWRPFSKLKSRLRSRHASKSSDAPQLPGNSAEAPSISGASVKGQGSEASLSSTPPASVGSSSHAAAG, encoded by the exons ATGGCGGCTCGCCTGCTGGGCGGCGCGCGCCGCGCGGCGCTGCTGCCCAACGTCCGGCGCCGGGCGACCAACTCCTGGGCCGCCGTCCGCGACACCTTCTTCTCCACCAAG GAAGTGTTCGAGAACCACCGGGTCGTCTTCACCGTCGGCACATCCATCGCCTCCGTCCTCACGGCGTGGGCCG GTTATTCTTTTCGTCATATGCAGCAATCGAAGATTGACAAGAGACTTCATTCAATTGAGCAATCT TTGAGGGATACTCACAGAAATGATCATGACGAGATTAAAAAGATTGTCACTTCCAATAACATCAGCACTCCAGCTTGTATAGCCACGGCATTGACAACTTCGGTTGTTGG GTatgccctagggtggcgcggtggAGCTTGGTATGCTCGACGGGCCTTCCGGAGGGAGCAACAGAAGCTGATGGGCCAAATAAAGTCGCACAACAGGTGGCACTGGCGGCCCTTCAGTAAGCTGAAAAGCAGGCTCAGGAGCAGACACGCCTCTAAGAGCTCCGACGCACCTCAGCTGCCGGGGAATAGCGCCGAGGCCCCCTCGATTAGCGgggcctctgtgaagggccagggCTCCGAGGCCTCTTTGAGCAGCACGCCCCCTGCAAGCGTTGGCAGTAGCTCTCACGCAGCAGCAGGCTGA